One Burkholderia thailandensis E264 genomic window carries:
- a CDS encoding type VI secretion system Vgr family protein, protein MTNLNDTLRNFASGAVDWNKRPVALHFGAAQGALGHLLALQHASVQEGLMTGIGGRLTCVSTRRDIPPGVFLGMPVSIRLITDRGQPHMVNAIISDVQIGQSDGELCVYQLTVCDALSLMDKRTNSRVFRKRSVIDVLATLFNEWQQRSPALARAFEFDLSGLRADRYPPRELTRQVNESDAHFVRRLLRREGITVFAKAGPAKGEQPLQGDATVHTLVCCDEPMSLPQAPAGTVRLHPRDAGTEQRDTVTLFALRRQLVPGKAGRPSWDYKKARIDESSVASSLDQGEAGNDLAKLLTDIAIDIPHAGDSWSDHERLTRARMLAHEFEAERYDGVSSVRDLAVGAWITLTGDPDWDRQLADKRQFVITSIDHDIWNNLPKGLNDRVHALFAASRNLVNAPGALPAALANDADTRYENTFTCVRRGVPLAPAYDPQADLPPVHLLTGTIVGAEGEEVFCDENGRVRVRVHGLDPADHAHAQGAGTNDNAGDSAPIRVASSLAGAHFGASFLPRVGMEVLLGCLGGDPDRLVIIGVLGNGANPPATFSHAGGLPGNRYLSGIKTKEIKGQRYNQLRLDDTPNQISAQLASEHAHSQLNLGYLTQPRENGHGNDRGEGAELRTDAAAALRAAQGILLTTYARTQASGGQLDRDELIRLLGECSELFKALGDYAGQHGGQAADTAGQHAVAAAFRNWTPGAGGADAPPDGGDRALMAFGAQAGSVNVTPKTHVTYAGENIDQVAQQHLQLMSGQRLNATAGQGMQLFARGAGVQAVAGEGPMLLQAQADTLTANAQKGVKITTNEHEVFVSAPRIRLVAEDGSYLEIGNGITLGTNGDIKLLSASHQWGGPSTAQAAKTAFDNQPTDQRFKLHYPGEDGDLPAAANKPFRITLNDGRVIEGKTDASGLTDLVKDDAMRIAKIDYLKPKL, encoded by the coding sequence GTGACCAATTTGAACGATACGCTACGCAATTTTGCGTCGGGGGCGGTCGACTGGAATAAACGTCCGGTCGCGTTGCACTTTGGCGCCGCGCAAGGCGCGCTGGGCCACCTCCTCGCGTTGCAACACGCCAGTGTTCAGGAAGGTCTGATGACCGGGATTGGCGGGCGATTGACCTGTGTTTCGACCCGTCGCGACATCCCACCCGGCGTGTTTCTCGGCATGCCGGTCTCGATCCGGCTCATTACCGATCGCGGACAGCCGCACATGGTGAACGCGATCATCAGCGACGTCCAGATCGGCCAAAGCGACGGCGAGCTCTGTGTGTACCAGCTGACGGTCTGCGACGCGCTGTCGCTGATGGACAAGCGCACCAATTCGCGGGTCTTCCGAAAGCGCAGCGTCATCGATGTGCTCGCCACGCTGTTCAACGAATGGCAGCAGCGCAGCCCGGCCCTCGCGCGCGCATTCGAATTCGATCTGTCCGGCTTGCGCGCCGATCGCTATCCGCCCCGCGAACTGACCCGGCAAGTCAACGAATCGGATGCGCATTTCGTGCGCCGTCTGCTGCGCCGCGAAGGGATCACCGTGTTCGCGAAGGCGGGGCCGGCGAAGGGCGAACAGCCGTTGCAGGGCGATGCGACCGTGCACACGCTCGTGTGCTGTGACGAGCCGATGTCGCTGCCGCAAGCGCCGGCCGGCACGGTTCGCTTGCATCCGCGCGACGCCGGCACCGAGCAGCGCGACACGGTCACGCTGTTCGCGCTGCGTCGGCAATTGGTGCCCGGCAAGGCCGGACGCCCGTCGTGGGACTACAAGAAGGCGCGGATCGACGAATCGAGCGTCGCTTCGAGCCTCGATCAGGGCGAGGCGGGCAACGATCTGGCGAAGCTGCTGACCGACATCGCGATCGACATTCCGCACGCGGGCGATTCATGGAGCGATCACGAGCGGCTCACCCGCGCGCGCATGCTCGCGCACGAGTTCGAGGCCGAGCGCTACGACGGCGTTAGCAGCGTGCGGGATCTGGCCGTGGGCGCGTGGATCACGCTGACGGGCGATCCGGACTGGGACAGGCAACTCGCCGACAAGCGCCAGTTCGTGATCACGTCGATCGATCATGACATCTGGAACAACCTGCCGAAGGGGCTCAATGACCGCGTGCACGCGCTGTTCGCCGCGAGCCGCAATCTCGTGAACGCGCCCGGCGCGCTGCCGGCCGCGCTTGCGAACGACGCGGATACGCGCTACGAGAACACGTTCACCTGCGTGCGCCGCGGCGTGCCGCTTGCGCCCGCGTACGATCCGCAAGCCGATTTGCCGCCCGTGCATCTGCTCACGGGCACGATCGTCGGCGCGGAGGGCGAGGAAGTGTTCTGCGACGAAAACGGCCGGGTGCGCGTGCGGGTGCACGGCCTCGACCCGGCGGACCACGCGCACGCGCAGGGCGCGGGCACCAACGACAACGCGGGCGACAGCGCGCCGATCCGCGTGGCGTCGAGCCTCGCCGGCGCCCATTTCGGCGCATCGTTTCTGCCGCGAGTCGGCATGGAAGTCCTCCTCGGCTGTCTCGGCGGCGATCCGGACCGGTTGGTGATCATCGGCGTGCTCGGTAACGGCGCGAATCCGCCGGCGACGTTCAGCCATGCGGGCGGCTTGCCGGGCAACCGCTACCTGTCCGGCATCAAGACGAAGGAGATCAAGGGGCAGCGGTACAACCAGCTGCGTCTCGACGACACGCCGAACCAGATCAGCGCGCAACTGGCGAGCGAGCATGCGCATTCGCAGCTCAATCTCGGATACCTGACCCAACCGCGCGAGAACGGTCATGGCAACGACCGCGGCGAGGGCGCGGAGCTGCGTACCGACGCGGCGGCGGCGCTGCGGGCGGCGCAAGGCATTCTGCTGACGACCTACGCGCGCACGCAGGCGAGCGGCGGGCAACTGGACCGTGACGAGCTGATTCGGTTGCTCGGCGAGTGCTCGGAGCTGTTCAAGGCGCTGGGCGACTACGCGGGGCAGCACGGCGGGCAGGCTGCGGATACGGCCGGCCAGCACGCGGTGGCCGCCGCCTTCAGGAACTGGACGCCGGGCGCGGGCGGCGCCGATGCGCCGCCCGACGGCGGAGATCGCGCGCTGATGGCGTTCGGCGCGCAGGCCGGCTCGGTGAACGTCACGCCGAAGACGCACGTGACGTATGCCGGAGAGAACATCGATCAGGTTGCGCAGCAGCACCTGCAACTGATGAGCGGCCAGCGGCTGAACGCGACGGCCGGGCAGGGCATGCAACTCTTCGCGCGGGGCGCGGGCGTGCAGGCCGTGGCGGGCGAAGGGCCGATGCTGCTGCAGGCGCAAGCCGATACGTTGACGGCGAATGCGCAGAAGGGCGTCAAGATCACGACGAACGAGCACGAGGTGTTCGTGAGCGCGCCGAGGATTCGGCTCGTCGCCGAGGACGGCAGCTACCTCGAGATCGGCAACGGCATCACGCTCGGCACGAACGGCGACATCAAGCTGCTGTCGGCGTCGCACCAGTGGGGCGGGCCGTCGACGGCGCAGGCGGCGAAGACCGCGTTCGACAACCAGCCGACGGATCAGCGTTTCAAGCTGCACTATCCGGGCGAGGACGGCGATTTGCCGGCTGCGGCGAACAAGCCATTCCGGATCACGCTGAACGACGGGCGCGTCATCGAGGGCAAGACCGATGCGAGCGGCCTGACGGATCTGGTCAAGGACGACGCGATGCGTATCGCGAAGATCGACTATCTGAAACCGAAGCTTTGA
- a CDS encoding DUF3274 domain-containing protein, translating into MNGINDQCFTAAHGAGVTMANRPGDRPVPIPRDLPGVVIFIHGVNDPGAAYATVERGLCQGLNERLSRSDLRPAEYGREYAEAIKAKDRKSPFFDSKIANDPDMYLYRRAESGGAHSMFLPFYWGYRASDNEIAKINHPGEIKSRVADSDGNLMTRGQYQDIHGNRLDAHFGKGGGFFANATNNIPQMYSRGFEPDKLERTVMQNALAGNTIFAGKSPERRYFVLAAARLANLIKTIRTIQPSALALEHGMDPQHETITVMGHSQGTIITLLAQAMLKQQGQRCVDCIIMVDTPYSLQFTKDGSQQTGHAKLKTLVDIVNAVTSEPHTIPDLAELMIDSAHSCGRAGQNWSQTQGKRLDKSGKHWITFDERDNRGKVYLYFCPEDTVVGLDKVRGIGTFGVPDEVPADGAAASRGKTMPAMTALEPKRFFQRMWTRLERDQDGRGRRSKVAVGTPPARVPVRDPFQRLTPGPDTDGTMLGTLVESGKNMALQASFKRNDIRLINGEQLKPAYEPDLYGGEVQKGGQVPGHADVAGLMRPDDVTKNVALGNQYAKFQWKDVATTDDPGASIEPHKQAFNRGRPVDEQSHNWRIVPSRSLGSMLSAAATGGRYQTYVIQREETPDEVRKRMRTDADQLEANNYHSGVLLSSENHRWVTAMDVAIGQAVTLDDPDWRQLLLLMADWKMTPDVYRNIQKCKNFERLDEHTREFVKACVDYYKTGRFPDEKYVPLILPPLVTSELKVESKT; encoded by the coding sequence ATGAACGGTATCAACGATCAGTGTTTCACCGCCGCCCACGGGGCGGGCGTGACGATGGCGAATCGGCCGGGCGACCGGCCCGTGCCGATTCCGCGCGATCTGCCGGGCGTGGTGATCTTCATTCACGGCGTCAACGATCCCGGTGCGGCTTATGCCACTGTGGAGCGCGGGCTGTGCCAGGGGCTCAATGAGCGATTGTCGCGAAGCGATTTGCGGCCGGCGGAATATGGCAGGGAATATGCTGAAGCCATCAAAGCGAAAGACCGGAAGAGCCCGTTCTTCGATAGCAAAATCGCCAACGATCCGGACATGTATCTGTATCGACGTGCGGAAAGTGGCGGTGCCCACAGCATGTTCCTGCCGTTCTACTGGGGCTATCGGGCATCCGACAACGAAATCGCGAAGATCAACCATCCGGGCGAGATCAAGAGCCGCGTGGCGGACAGCGACGGCAACCTGATGACGCGCGGCCAGTATCAGGACATCCACGGCAACCGGCTTGACGCCCATTTCGGCAAGGGCGGCGGGTTTTTCGCCAACGCGACGAACAACATTCCGCAGATGTATAGCCGGGGTTTCGAACCGGACAAGCTGGAGCGCACGGTCATGCAAAACGCGCTCGCCGGCAATACGATCTTCGCCGGCAAGTCGCCCGAGCGCCGTTACTTCGTGCTTGCCGCGGCTCGCCTGGCGAATCTCATCAAGACCATTCGGACCATTCAGCCCTCCGCGCTCGCGCTCGAACATGGAATGGACCCTCAGCACGAAACGATCACGGTGATGGGGCACAGCCAGGGCACGATCATCACGCTGCTCGCGCAGGCGATGCTCAAGCAGCAAGGGCAGCGCTGCGTGGATTGCATCATCATGGTCGATACGCCGTACAGCCTGCAGTTCACCAAGGACGGCAGCCAGCAAACCGGGCACGCGAAGCTCAAGACGCTGGTCGACATCGTCAACGCGGTGACGAGCGAGCCGCATACGATTCCGGATCTGGCCGAACTGATGATCGATTCGGCCCATTCGTGCGGCCGGGCCGGACAGAACTGGAGCCAGACGCAGGGAAAGCGGCTGGACAAGAGCGGCAAGCACTGGATCACGTTCGACGAGCGCGACAACCGCGGCAAGGTCTATCTGTACTTCTGCCCGGAAGACACCGTGGTCGGCCTCGACAAGGTGCGCGGGATCGGCACGTTCGGCGTGCCCGACGAGGTTCCGGCCGATGGCGCGGCGGCCAGCCGGGGCAAAACGATGCCTGCGATGACGGCGCTTGAGCCGAAGCGCTTCTTTCAGCGCATGTGGACGCGGCTCGAGCGCGACCAGGACGGCAGGGGGAGGCGCTCGAAGGTCGCCGTCGGCACGCCGCCCGCGCGCGTGCCGGTTCGCGATCCGTTTCAGCGATTGACGCCGGGCCCCGACACGGACGGCACGATGCTTGGCACCTTGGTCGAATCCGGCAAGAACATGGCGCTGCAGGCGTCGTTCAAGCGCAACGACATTCGCCTCATCAACGGCGAGCAACTGAAACCGGCGTACGAGCCCGATCTGTACGGGGGCGAGGTTCAGAAAGGCGGACAGGTGCCGGGGCACGCCGATGTCGCCGGGTTGATGCGTCCGGACGACGTGACGAAGAACGTCGCGCTCGGCAACCAGTACGCGAAGTTCCAGTGGAAGGACGTTGCGACGACGGACGACCCGGGCGCCAGCATCGAGCCGCACAAGCAGGCGTTCAATCGCGGCCGTCCGGTCGACGAGCAGTCGCATAACTGGCGCATCGTGCCGAGCCGGTCGCTCGGCTCGATGCTGTCGGCGGCCGCCACGGGCGGACGGTATCAGACGTACGTGATCCAGCGCGAGGAGACGCCGGACGAGGTTCGCAAGCGCATGCGCACCGATGCCGATCAACTGGAAGCGAACAACTATCATTCGGGCGTGCTGCTCAGTTCGGAGAACCATCGCTGGGTCACGGCGATGGATGTGGCGATCGGTCAGGCGGTGACGCTGGATGATCCGGACTGGCGGCAGTTGTTGCTTTTGATGGCGGATTGGAAGATGACGCCGGACGTGTATCGAAATATCCAGAAATGCAAGAACTTCGAGCGCTTGGACGAACACACGCGCGAATTCGTGAAAGCGTGTGTCGATTACTACAAGACCGGCCGATTTCCCGACGAGAAGTATGTACCTCTCATCCTGCCACCGCTCGTGACCAGCGAACTGAAGGTCGAGAGCAAAACATGA